In the Phaeodactylum tricornutum CCAP 1055/1 chromosome 13, whole genome shotgun sequence genome, CAGCAGTAGCACCAGTACTAGTAGTACTAGTCCCAGTGGCAACCAAAGTCCGTCTCCTGCCGTTCCCATCAGTACTACCAATACCAGCGCCAGTACTAGCACGACGAGTCCGAATGCTGCGACGGCGATCCTCCCCCGGGCTACACTACAACAACTCGCCGCACGTGCCAAGACCAACGACGATCAACTCCGACAGTACGCCTTGTTGTACGCGTCGCACGAGGCCAACACGGCAAGCTCCCTGTCCAAcactgcaacaacaacaacgacacacGTCTTGCCCAGCCTCGCGATACTCACCGAAGCCGTCCTGGGGCGCCTGACGGGGGTCGCACCCTCTCACGTCAAAACGGCGGTAGATATACTCCTCGGCCCCTTTTTTCAAGATCCCAACGATCCCCCGTGCCCGCAATCCGCCGACGACGTTGGGAACTGCAAACCTTCGGCCGTTGCTACCGACAGCCGTATCGGTACCGGTATTGGTACCAGTGACGGCAGCAGCCGTACCCGTACAACCAGCTCTAGTACtacccaccaccaccacagcAACAATCACCACCACAACCACAGTACCATCACCACGGCGCAACGATTGCAAACGCTCTTGGACCAGGCCGAACGCgagcaccaacaacagctCCACCAGGACAAAGAACCCTCACCCACCACTACTCGGCGAACCCGGCCCTGTGGATACGTCTTTCAGCGAGGAGATATTGCCTGGAACTGTAGAACCTGCCAGACCGACCCCACCTGCGTCATCTGTGACGCGTGCTTCCGGGACAGCAACCACGAAGGTCACGAGGTGTACTTCCACCGTACCACACCGGGAGGGTGTTGCGATTGTGGGGACACCGAAGCCTGGAACATTGCCGGTTGTTGCGAACGACACCGTCCTCCACCAGCGCTACTTTCCGACGACGCCCCGCATCACCCGGACGATCCTTTTGAAGCCGTCCGCGCCAGCCGCCGCGGATACACACTGGCCCACGAAACCCTCACCCTCGAACCCACCGCTTTGCCGCCGCGTCTTACTGCCGCGTTGGCCGTCGTGGTCGGAGCCGCCGTACACGCCCTACTCGATGCCGTCAACGGCGCCGGGATTGGCGCCGATCCCGTACAGTGGAAACGACAATGGGCCGATGAGGCGGCCAAAATTGCCAACGGTGTCGTGCACCCCGAAGATTACGCCCTGGTCCAACCCAAAGACCGTCAGggcaatgacgacgacgcggcGGCGGTCCCCAAAACATCGACCCACCCGTTTCTCTGCAAGCTTTTTGGGAGGAGGCCCCTGCCACCACTACTGCATTTCCCCACGGCTTTCATTTGCAACTACGACTCCACAATGACGACGTGCACACGTTCGATGAAGTCATTGAGGCTCTACACAAACCCCGGTCACTGCGACGCCACTCCGAAGACCGACAATCTCTCGTGGCCCTCCGTGATCACGCTACGGAAATGACGCACCACGTCGACGCTGACGGACAAGTCACGGTCAAAACATTTACTTCCTTTCCGGCCGCCCTCCAGGGATATCAAAGTCTCAAACGACGGGGCCTGCACTGCGCCGTGGTTAGTTCCGTGCAAGTCCAAGCCGAACACCGTGCCCGTGCCTTGGCGTCGTGGCTGTCCGAAATTTCTGCCGCCCATCCCGCCGCGGCCGCCCTGGTCGTCCACGCCTTGGTACAAGTAGGCGAAGGCGATGAAACCCTGGCGGACTTTAGTGTGTGGCCCCGAGCGCGTTCGATTCCACCCTGGGCCGCCACGGACGCGTCCTCGGAGGAACAGGCCTGTCTGCGGCGCTTCGCCGCCTTTCCACCCCATTTACCTTCGAGTTACGTCACCCGCGAACAAGCCGAACTCCTCCACGGCATTGCCCTGACCGTGCAAGTGGCGGATTTTGTTCACGTCACGGGCGCAGATCCGCATTTTTACGGACGCGTGCCTTACCGACTGTGTGCCGATCGGTACAAGAAATCTCCCCACGCCCTGTGGGGGACCCTCCCGCAGTGCTACGTCGACCCTACACCACCACACGCCAAACACCCCCTCCTGCAGCGATTGGCGACCGTGACTACTGACGGTACGGAGAATACAACGAATCGCGCGGACTGCTGGAAGGATGTGCCGAATGCGTTGACGGAAACGGTGTACGTGGTCGATACCGATTTGCGGAAACAGCAAGAGGCGGACCGGATCACGTCGACGGTCTTTCCACATCGCTTGCCTGGCTTGCAACTGGTCAGTGGTGTTGGCACGATTCGTCTGGATCATCTCGACGCACGTCGACCCCCGTTGCCCAGTCCAATGGATTGGCGGCATCTTTTGGCTACGTCATCTTTTCGGGCCCCCGCGTCGACAATTCTCTGGTTGCTCTTGCTCGATCCCTATCCGACGAAACAAGTTCGCGGTGCCATTCACGCGCTTATACTGTCGCTGCTCACGGACGCCCGCTTCAAATCACGGGTTGCTGGCGCTCTTGGTGTCGCGTACCGACCGTTGAGTACTCTGTTTTGCGCCGGCGTCGGGACGGAGGCGGACTCGCCTCTGCATTTTACGGTGCAAATTTTTACGGCAGGCAGTTTGGTGCGGGCTCTAGGGAGCGGACCCGCGACTGAGGCCTTGCTGATTTCCGACGACCCGAATCGGGCAGGGCACAGCGAGGCATCGATTGGTGTTTTCACATCACCCATCGCGCACACGATCGTCCGATGCATCCACACGAACTTGCTGGGTGCCACGAAAGAGGTCAATATGATTTTGAACCACACGACTTCCGGGACGGatgatgcggaagaagatcCCGTCTTCCAGCCGTCGAACGATAGTTTGTTGCCGGCCTTGACGTACGTGGCGGGAGAACATCCGCTCATGACACCCTTACCAGCGGCCCCGGACGACGGCTTTTTGGATTCCCGGTCGACCCGTCACAAGCGGCTGCCGCATATGCTGCGCGATTTAGAATACGTCATTGAGACACCTGGTACCGCAATCCGACTTCTCCTACCACGGCGTTTCCCGGTATACCAAGGGCCACCTTTGTCCATGCGAGGAGAAGACGTCTTGGCATTTCCCGTCGTCTTTTCCCGCATGCTGCGGCTGGCTCAAGGAATGGATCCACAAAAGCGTAAGATTTCGGGAGGGCATGTCGAGTACGAACACATACGATGGCTGGAAGCGTTTGGGTTGAGTCTTAACTTTGCCGGCGCGCGCGACGCCTTGTCGGAAAGCCCGCCGCGAAGCAGCAGCGTCGCACTTGGTGCAGATTATATGGAAAATGTTATGGGCGTGCGTGAAGCTCTCGGGAACATTGGTGCATCCTTGCTACGTGAAATAAAGCTTTGGCTGTATCGC is a window encoding:
- a CDS encoding predicted protein, which translates into the protein MKNDRIRSVETRSPQWALTSSTTSIQFDRIRAHTAPMRRRLQVDVAVGSTDPSVPSSPTAPSPTTTPRRRSPYQSFPLPAYLPLCPGGVAYPAVGTGTDPRDWHVLGSPVGTSSSTSTSSTSPSGNQSPSPAVPISTTNTSASTSTTSPNAATAILPRATLQQLAARAKTNDDQLRQYALLYASHEANTASSLSNTATTTTTHVLPSLAILTEAVLGRLTGVAPSHVKTAVDILLGPFFQDPNDPPCPQSADDVGNCKPSAVATDSRIGTGIGTSDGSSRTRTTSSSTTHHHHSNNHHHNHSTITTAQRLQTLLDQAEREHQQQLHQDKEPSPTTTRRTRPCGYVFQRGDIAWNCRTCQTDPTCVICDACFRDSNHEGHEVYFHRTTPGGCCDCGDTEAWNIAGCCERHRPPPALLSDDAPHHPDDPFEAVRASRRGYTLAHETLTLEPTALPPRLTAALAVVVGAAVHALLDAVNGAGIGADPVQWKRQWADEAAKIANGVVHPEDYALVQPKDRQGNDDDAAAEAPATTTAFPHGFHLQLRLHNDDVHTFDEVIEALHKPRSLRRHSEDRQSLVALRDHATEMTHHVDADGQVTVKTFTSFPAALQGYQSLKRRGLHCAVVSSVQVQAEHRARALASWLSEISAAHPAAAALVVHALVQVGEGDETLADFSVWPRARSIPPWAATDASSEEQACLRRFAAFPPHLPSSYVTREQAELLHGIALTVQVADFVHVTGADPHFYGRVPYRLCADRYKKSPHALWGTLPQCYVDPTPPHAKHPLLQRLATVTTDGTENTTNRADCWKDVPNALTETVYVVDTDLRKQQEADRITSTVFPHRLPGLQLVSGVGTIRLDHLDARRPPLPSPMDWRHLLATSSFRAPASTILWLLLLDPYPTKQVRGAIHALILSLLTDARFKSRVAGALGVAYRPLSTLFCAGVGTEADSPLHFTVQIFTAGSLVRALGSGPATEALLISDDPNRAGHSEASIGVFTSPIAHTIVRCIHTNLLGATKEVNMILNHTTSGTDDAEEDPVFQPSNDSLLPALTYVAGEHPLMTPLPAAPDDGFLDSRSTRHKRLPHMLRDLEYVIETPGTAIRLLLPRRFPVYQGPPLSMRGEDVLAFPVVFSRMLRLAQGMDPQKRKISGGHVEYEHIRWLEAFGLSLNFAGARDALSESPPRSSSVALGADYMENVMGVREALGNIGASLLREIKLWLYREGMLETGLPLPPGGAHGATDMAQVESLQRSTLHVSGSQSTSNDALSNSNAGAVALACATGVKMTEAQLSLIENVLKAEAVERFHSKQGQVLTPKSMGPVMGDWLRVPHSPLAGDSLSFHIPLHRALAESIRCVCALSVSEASRKSEPSGWWKLPCVL